One window of Sphingobacteriales bacterium genomic DNA carries:
- the queG gene encoding tRNA epoxyqueuosine(34) reductase QueG: protein MALNTTQHTHLIKQEAYRLGFQYVGISRSGFLEEEARHLEEWLKRGYHGKMGYMEQHFDKRLDTTKLVPGSKSVITLLYNYQTTKRQEDPTAPKISKYAYGLDYHIVIKEKLTGLLHFIEEQIGQISGRVFVDSAPVLERAWAAKNGTGWVGKNSLLITPHSGSFFFLAELIIDLELDVDGPVKDYCGTCTRCIDACPTEAIVGNRIVDGSKCISYFTIELKDELPSDMSGKFENWMFGCDICQEVCPWNRFAQNHTEPKFEPKPELLNKSKQAWTELTEEVFGHLFRQSAVKRTKYKGLMRNIGFLLKNESKPVHNPL from the coding sequence ATGGCTTTGAACACAACCCAACACACGCATCTCATTAAACAGGAGGCTTACCGGTTAGGATTTCAATATGTTGGCATTTCCCGTTCGGGTTTTCTGGAAGAAGAAGCCCGGCATTTGGAAGAATGGCTGAAACGGGGCTATCACGGAAAGATGGGGTATATGGAACAGCATTTCGACAAACGGTTGGACACTACCAAATTAGTTCCCGGCTCGAAATCGGTAATTACCTTGCTTTACAACTACCAAACGACCAAAAGACAGGAAGACCCGACCGCTCCGAAAATCTCAAAATATGCCTATGGATTAGATTACCATATCGTCATCAAAGAAAAGTTAACCGGGCTGCTACATTTCATCGAAGAACAGATTGGGCAAATCAGCGGTCGGGTGTTTGTCGATTCTGCCCCTGTCCTGGAACGCGCCTGGGCTGCCAAAAACGGAACGGGTTGGGTGGGGAAAAACTCATTGCTCATCACGCCCCATTCCGGCTCTTTTTTCTTTTTGGCCGAGCTCATCATAGATTTGGAGTTAGATGTTGACGGTCCGGTAAAAGATTATTGCGGCACATGCACCCGCTGCATAGATGCCTGCCCGACTGAGGCTATTGTGGGCAATAGAATAGTGGACGGAAGTAAATGTATCTCCTATTTCACCATTGAACTAAAAGACGAATTGCCTTCTGACATGAGCGGAAAGTTCGAAAACTGGATGTTTGGATGTGATATTTGTCAGGAAGTTTGCCCCTGGAACCGTTTTGCCCAAAACCATACCGAACCAAAGTTTGAGCCAAAGCCCGAATTGTTGAACAAGAGCAAACAAGCGTGGACGGAGCTGACCGAGGAGGTTTTCGGCCATTTGTTCAGACAGTCTGCTGTTAAAAGAACCAAATACAAAGGATTGATGCGCAATATCGGTTTTTTATTAAAAAATGAATCGAAACCGGTGCATAATCCCCTATAA
- a CDS encoding GIY-YIG nuclease family protein, with protein sequence MSLDFTIVEIEYSGSGLRRNYLVEIAMLRINRDGSKARFHKIIKPPEEISDFVIALVDFDRTAFETAPEFEEVANEIAGFCSDSILVGLHIRFIYALMRRSFKQTGIRFVHKQICLSRLSEKACNELNIQSLGNLCRKLNIVFDYKLHLEQRVKGLSKLFEKLFLKKLNHSGRDKSLVQQFALNTKLPPNLSFSKVESLPNALGVYYFLDHKGRIIYLGKSNDIKKRVFTHFNSDLDDFTRFEMKNSIHDIQYRLTGSELVSLLLESDEIKRYMPKFNRAQRRVKYTQGIYINPQPDGYLHFQVTSLGNGDGWLLMKFPNKWRAFRFILHAAMQYGINPNLCGLGPYLHQLEVAKTFYTSNQRNMTTDIPVISSIPLDMPLSLDDEADSEDNFSVSGSKIGTQSEILTESLATESEVNSTIPEQFYAETTDLHNERVMQLLQSYSYPSHNMLIIDQGKNAEEFSVVMIANNVYAGYAYLPVSALDFPENLVKLTQEYLIPFRDNPDVQRIIRNYLRLHKQGVSIITY encoded by the coding sequence ATGTCGCTTGATTTTACCATCGTAGAAATAGAATATTCGGGAAGCGGGCTTCGCCGCAATTATCTCGTAGAAATTGCAATGTTGAGAATCAACCGCGATGGGAGTAAAGCAAGGTTTCATAAAATTATCAAGCCTCCCGAAGAAATCAGCGATTTTGTCATAGCATTAGTAGATTTTGACCGGACTGCTTTTGAAACCGCCCCGGAATTTGAAGAAGTAGCAAACGAGATAGCCGGGTTTTGCTCCGACTCAATTTTAGTCGGTTTGCATATTCGCTTTATTTATGCACTGATGCGGCGGTCATTCAAGCAGACAGGAATACGGTTTGTTCATAAGCAAATCTGTCTGAGCCGATTATCAGAAAAGGCTTGTAATGAACTCAATATTCAGTCATTGGGCAACCTTTGCAGAAAACTGAACATTGTTTTCGACTATAAACTTCACCTCGAACAACGCGTTAAAGGGCTGAGCAAACTTTTCGAAAAGCTGTTTCTGAAAAAGCTGAACCATTCAGGAAGAGATAAAAGTTTGGTACAGCAATTTGCCTTGAACACAAAACTCCCTCCAAACCTCTCGTTTTCCAAAGTTGAAAGTCTGCCCAATGCTTTGGGAGTATATTATTTTTTAGATCACAAAGGGAGAATCATTTATCTGGGAAAGAGTAACGACATAAAAAAACGAGTTTTCACGCATTTCAATTCAGATTTGGACGATTTTACGAGGTTTGAAATGAAAAACTCCATCCACGACATACAATACCGCTTAACCGGCAGTGAATTAGTGTCGTTATTGCTCGAATCGGACGAAATCAAAAGGTATATGCCTAAGTTTAACCGCGCGCAACGTCGGGTAAAATACACACAAGGGATTTACATCAACCCTCAGCCCGACGGGTATTTGCATTTTCAGGTTACCTCTCTCGGAAATGGCGACGGTTGGTTATTGATGAAATTCCCGAACAAATGGAGGGCTTTCCGCTTCATTCTGCATGCAGCTATGCAATATGGAATCAACCCAAACCTCTGTGGATTAGGACCTTATCTGCATCAGCTTGAAGTTGCTAAAACATTCTATACCTCAAATCAAAGGAATATGACTACGGACATTCCCGTTATTTCATCCATTCCTCTCGATATGCCGCTTTCTTTAGACGATGAGGCAGATTCCGAAGACAATTTTTCCGTTTCAGGCTCAAAAATCGGTACCCAATCTGAGATACTTACAGAGTCCTTAGCCACCGAATCGGAGGTCAATTCAACAATTCCTGAGCAATTTTACGCCGAAACAACTGACCTTCACAATGAACGGGTCATGCAGCTATTGCAAAGCTACAGCTATCCGTCTCACAATATGCTGATTATAGATCAGGGAAAAAATGCAGAAGAGTTTTCAGTTGTCATGATTGCCAATAATGTGTATGCAGGATATGCGTATCTGCCGGTTTCTGCTTTGGATTTCCCCGAAAATTTGGTAAAACTAACTCAGGAGTATTTAATTCCCTTCAGGGATAACCCCGATGTTCAGAGAATCATCCGAAACTATTTGAGACTGCACAAACAAGGCGTATCAATAATTACTTACTAA